The proteins below come from a single Mycolicibacterium sp. TY81 genomic window:
- a CDS encoding alpha/beta fold hydrolase, with protein MVESSSDRDVVLDVEGSGVQPPVDPKIRKQFALLERFAPPIGSRWATELWCTPPIIEQSLRMPPGVQPGAPLEAHWDGHRIAGESWGDGPPVYLVHGWGGRRPHLGMFIKPLVTAGYRVIAFDLPSHNESDPGALAPGRTTAIECADAVAAVIREHGPAHAVVAHSLGANATTMAAAVNGAKVGRLVLLAPMGDYPMYLDLFAARHNFGPRIRAGLQKRLVRRIGMSLEETNMVNLAARAGHPPLLLIHDPDDPDSPYSSSVKLAASWPGSELLTTKGLGKLAHYRMLRHRPAINAGIEFIGSPV; from the coding sequence ATGGTCGAGTCGTCTTCGGACCGTGACGTCGTGCTCGACGTCGAGGGCTCCGGTGTGCAACCGCCGGTCGATCCCAAGATTCGCAAACAGTTCGCCTTACTCGAGCGATTCGCGCCGCCCATCGGATCCCGCTGGGCCACCGAGTTGTGGTGCACCCCGCCGATCATCGAGCAGAGCCTGCGCATGCCGCCCGGTGTCCAGCCGGGCGCACCGCTGGAAGCGCATTGGGACGGCCACCGCATCGCCGGGGAATCCTGGGGCGACGGGCCGCCGGTGTACCTCGTGCACGGCTGGGGCGGCCGCCGGCCGCACCTGGGCATGTTCATCAAACCGCTGGTGACCGCCGGCTATCGCGTCATCGCGTTCGACCTGCCCAGCCACAACGAGTCCGACCCGGGCGCGCTCGCGCCCGGACGCACCACCGCCATCGAATGCGCCGACGCCGTCGCGGCCGTCATCCGCGAACACGGGCCGGCGCACGCCGTCGTCGCGCACTCGCTCGGGGCCAACGCGACCACCATGGCCGCCGCGGTGAACGGCGCCAAGGTCGGCCGGTTGGTGCTGCTCGCACCGATGGGCGACTACCCGATGTACCTGGACCTGTTCGCCGCGCGCCACAACTTCGGCCCCCGGATCCGTGCGGGCCTGCAGAAGCGCCTGGTCCGCAGGATCGGCATGTCGCTGGAAGAGACCAACATGGTCAACCTCGCGGCCCGCGCGGGCCACCCGCCGCTGCTGCTCATTCACGACCCCGACGACCCCGACAGCCCCTACTCGTCGAGCGTGAAGCTCGCCGCTTCGTGGCCCGGCTCCGAGTTGCTCACCACGAAGGGTCTCGGCAAGCTCGCGCACTATCGCATGCTGCGGCACCGCCCGGCGATCAACGCCGGCATCGAGTTCATCGGCAGCCCGGTCTGA
- a CDS encoding maleylpyruvate isomerase family mycothiol-dependent enzyme, which yields MSSQRSMLDLAYEERRDLAAYLRTLSDADWQAPTLCTEWSVKDVVAHVVSYEELSIFGLLQRFVRGRIVRANEVGVRDFASYTPAQLMDFLEAHLRAQGLTSGFDGMIGLVDGTVHHQDIRRALGHPRTIPAERLERILPAVPGNPRLGAGKRIRGLRLRATDVDWQHGAGPEVLGTGEALLMAMTGRPAAVDELGGPGQPILAARLR from the coding sequence ATGTCGTCGCAGCGTTCCATGCTGGACCTCGCGTACGAGGAGCGTCGCGACCTCGCCGCCTATCTGCGGACGCTGTCCGACGCTGACTGGCAGGCCCCCACGTTGTGCACCGAGTGGTCGGTGAAAGACGTTGTCGCACATGTCGTGAGCTACGAAGAGCTCAGCATCTTCGGCCTGCTGCAGCGCTTCGTCCGGGGACGGATCGTGCGCGCCAACGAGGTAGGCGTGCGGGACTTCGCGAGCTACACCCCCGCGCAGTTGATGGACTTCCTCGAGGCCCATCTGCGTGCGCAGGGGCTCACGTCGGGGTTCGACGGGATGATCGGACTAGTCGACGGGACTGTCCACCACCAGGACATCCGCCGGGCGCTCGGCCATCCGCGCACCATCCCGGCCGAACGCCTCGAACGCATCCTCCCGGCAGTCCCGGGCAACCCGCGACTGGGCGCAGGAAAGCGAATCCGGGGGCTGCGGCTGCGGGCCACCGACGTCGACTGGCAGCACGGCGCGGGGCCCGAGGTGCTTGGCACGGGCGAGGCATTGCTGATGGCGATGACCGGACGCCCGGCAGCCGTCGACGAACTGGGCGGCCCGGGTCAGCCGATTCTCGCGGCGAGATTGCGGTAA
- a CDS encoding alpha/beta hydrolase produces the protein MTVTVSRVRAAKPGTMLDAADDVRTTSAALEIVIGVERGQLANLKANWQGQASDAAIAKAQQLIDEQEAYRARLDKLAKALTDGGNQLTSLRSTLLEFVDTALMLGFSVRDDGVVTPQQWLVGDLGPLKKAAEFFTDSIQEQLKAFDTTDTLTATAIDQAVQGQKPSAPVNIGGQDIQIPPPGTNPEDVNKWWNALTPEQQQQLIARHPPELGNLNGVPASARDAVNQQVMNDDLNRVRDVAGRNHVSEDDVLKDPARYGLTQTDATRFYNARRTSEGLAHQRGSGTDSKRERPVMLWAYQPEADGGQGRAAICLGNPDTADNTTVIVPGTGSSVHDGWLADGHDDAIHVYDQARLADPNRSTAVMMWMGYDAPDSFTDPRIANPTLARQGGDLLAADVNGLAATHQGASHVTVMGHSYGSTTVADACAGSGMKVNDVVLIGCPGTDLAHSAADFHVNGGQVYVGAASTDPVARLGMGGPGAAQWLNAQLGNPLGPVAGLGTDPSADGFGATRFRAEVAGETGWSIHDHSKYYDMGSESLRAMTDIASGHSERLATDGLLAEDRHRPTISTPDHIDLPFGIDVPVPHVDIPIPGTPAYSDPESNRPGETVKNDHEYK, from the coding sequence GTGACGGTGACGGTGTCGCGCGTGCGCGCGGCGAAGCCTGGGACGATGCTCGACGCCGCCGATGACGTACGGACCACGTCGGCCGCGCTGGAGATCGTGATCGGCGTCGAGCGCGGCCAGCTGGCCAACCTGAAAGCGAACTGGCAGGGGCAGGCCAGCGACGCCGCAATCGCCAAGGCGCAGCAGCTGATCGACGAGCAGGAGGCCTACCGGGCCCGGCTGGACAAGCTGGCCAAGGCGCTCACCGACGGCGGCAATCAGCTCACCTCGCTGCGCAGCACCCTGCTGGAATTTGTCGACACCGCCCTCATGCTGGGGTTCTCGGTCCGCGACGACGGCGTGGTCACCCCACAGCAGTGGCTGGTCGGCGACTTGGGACCCCTCAAGAAAGCGGCCGAGTTCTTCACCGACTCCATTCAGGAGCAACTGAAGGCCTTCGATACCACTGACACGCTCACCGCCACGGCGATCGACCAGGCAGTACAAGGCCAGAAGCCCTCGGCGCCGGTCAACATCGGCGGGCAGGACATCCAGATTCCGCCGCCGGGGACCAACCCCGAGGACGTCAACAAGTGGTGGAACGCACTGACGCCGGAGCAGCAACAGCAGCTGATCGCCCGGCATCCGCCGGAATTGGGCAACCTCAACGGTGTCCCGGCCAGTGCCCGGGACGCCGTCAATCAGCAGGTGATGAACGACGACCTGAACCGGGTCCGCGACGTCGCGGGCCGCAATCACGTGTCAGAGGACGACGTCCTCAAGGACCCCGCCCGGTACGGGCTGACGCAAACCGACGCCACGCGGTTCTACAACGCCCGGCGCACCAGCGAAGGTCTCGCGCACCAGCGCGGGTCCGGCACCGACTCGAAGCGGGAACGTCCCGTCATGCTGTGGGCTTATCAACCGGAGGCGGATGGCGGCCAGGGGCGGGCGGCCATCTGCCTCGGGAACCCCGACACCGCGGACAATACGACGGTGATCGTGCCCGGCACCGGCAGCAGCGTCCACGACGGCTGGCTGGCCGACGGCCACGACGATGCGATTCACGTGTACGACCAGGCGAGGCTGGCCGACCCGAACCGCTCCACCGCGGTGATGATGTGGATGGGCTACGACGCGCCCGACAGCTTCACCGATCCGCGCATCGCGAACCCGACCCTGGCCAGGCAGGGTGGCGACTTACTGGCCGCCGACGTCAACGGGCTGGCTGCGACGCATCAGGGTGCGTCCCACGTCACGGTGATGGGTCACTCGTACGGGTCCACCACGGTTGCCGATGCGTGCGCGGGCAGCGGTATGAAAGTCAATGATGTCGTGTTGATCGGTTGTCCTGGAACAGATTTGGCGCATAGTGCCGCGGACTTCCACGTCAACGGTGGCCAGGTGTATGTCGGGGCGGCATCGACCGATCCCGTCGCCCGACTTGGGATGGGCGGTCCGGGCGCGGCGCAATGGCTGAACGCGCAACTCGGTAATCCGCTGGGGCCGGTCGCCGGTCTGGGGACCGATCCATCGGCAGACGGGTTCGGCGCCACGCGGTTCCGGGCCGAGGTGGCCGGGGAAACCGGCTGGAGCATTCACGATCACTCGAAGTACTACGACATGGGCAGTGAGTCGTTGCGGGCGATGACCGACATCGCCAGCGGGCACAGCGAACGCCTCGCGACCGACGGACTCCTGGCCGAGGACCGGCACCGGCCGACCATCTCGACACCCGACCACATCGACCTGCCGTTCGGCATCGACGTCCCAGTACCGCACGTCGACATCCCCATCCCCGGGACCCCGGCATATTCGGATCCCGAATCCAATCGCCCAGGTGAGACGGTGAAGAACGACCATGAGTACAAGTAG
- a CDS encoding NAD(P)H-dependent glycerol-3-phosphate dehydrogenase: MASAQRVPTVVVLGGGSWGTTVASICARRGPTLQWVRSAETAADINEKHCNSRYLGDGVALPESLRATTDFSEAANSADVIVMGVPSHGFRNVLGELAKELRPWVPVVSLVKGLEQGTNMRMSQIVDEVLPGHPAGILAGPNIAREVAEGYAAAAVLAMPDQHLAANLAGLFRTRRFRTYTTDDVIGVEMAGALKNVYAISVGMGYSLGIGENTRAMVMARAVAEMSKLGVAMGGNRDTFAGLAGMGDLIVTCTSQRSRNRHVGEQLGQGKPIDEIIASMNQVAEGVKAASVIMEFAETHGLSMPIAREVDRVINHGCTVEDAYAGLMLEKPGHEVHGAGF; encoded by the coding sequence ATGGCATCAGCGCAGCGCGTACCGACCGTCGTCGTTCTCGGTGGCGGGTCCTGGGGCACCACGGTGGCCTCGATCTGCGCACGGCGGGGCCCGACGCTGCAGTGGGTACGGTCTGCGGAAACCGCGGCCGACATCAACGAAAAGCATTGCAACAGCCGCTATCTGGGTGACGGCGTGGCACTGCCCGAATCACTGCGGGCGACCACCGACTTCTCCGAGGCAGCCAACAGCGCCGACGTCATCGTGATGGGTGTGCCGTCGCACGGCTTCCGCAACGTGCTGGGCGAGCTGGCCAAGGAACTGCGGCCGTGGGTCCCGGTGGTGTCGTTGGTCAAGGGCCTCGAGCAGGGCACCAACATGCGCATGAGCCAGATCGTCGACGAGGTGCTGCCGGGGCACCCGGCAGGAATCCTGGCCGGGCCCAACATCGCCCGCGAGGTCGCCGAGGGATACGCCGCCGCCGCGGTGCTCGCGATGCCGGACCAGCATCTCGCCGCCAATCTCGCAGGCCTGTTCCGCACCAGGCGGTTTCGCACCTACACCACCGACGACGTGATCGGTGTCGAGATGGCCGGGGCGCTCAAGAACGTGTACGCGATCTCCGTCGGCATGGGCTACTCATTGGGCATCGGCGAGAACACCCGCGCGATGGTGATGGCGCGCGCAGTGGCCGAGATGTCCAAGCTCGGCGTGGCGATGGGCGGCAACCGTGACACCTTCGCGGGCCTGGCCGGCATGGGCGACCTGATCGTCACCTGTACCAGCCAGCGCAGCCGCAACCGGCACGTCGGCGAGCAGCTGGGCCAGGGCAAGCCCATCGATGAGATCATCGCCTCGATGAACCAGGTCGCCGAGGGCGTCAAGGCCGCCAGCGTGATCATGGAGTTCGCCGAGACGCACGGGCTGAGCATGCCGATCGCGCGTGAGGTGGACCGGGTGATCAACCACGGCTGCACGGTCGAGGACGCCTACGCCGGCCTCATGCTCGAGAAGCCCGGGCACGAGGTCCACGGCGCAGGGTTCTGA
- a CDS encoding YajQ family cyclic di-GMP-binding protein produces the protein MADSSFDIVSKVDRQEVDNALNQAAKELSTRFDFRGTDTTIAWKGDEVIELVSSTEERVKAAVDVFKEKLVRRDISMKAFDAGDPQPSGKTYRVSGTLQQGISSEQAKKITKIIRDEGPKGVKAQIQGDEIRVSSKKRDDLQAVIALLKGADLDVALQFVNYR, from the coding sequence ATGGCGGATTCATCGTTCGACATCGTCAGCAAGGTCGACCGGCAGGAAGTCGACAATGCGCTGAACCAAGCCGCCAAGGAGCTGTCCACCCGCTTCGACTTCCGCGGCACGGACACCACCATTGCCTGGAAGGGTGACGAGGTCATCGAACTGGTCTCCTCGACCGAGGAGCGCGTGAAGGCCGCCGTCGACGTGTTCAAGGAGAAGCTGGTCCGCCGCGACATCTCGATGAAGGCGTTCGACGCCGGCGATCCGCAGCCCAGCGGCAAGACCTACCGGGTGTCGGGGACGCTGCAGCAGGGCATCAGCAGCGAACAGGCCAAGAAGATCACCAAGATCATCCGCGACGAGGGCCCCAAGGGCGTCAAGGCGCAGATTCAGGGCGACGAGATCCGGGTGTCCAGCAAGAAGCGCGACGACCTGCAGGCCGTCATCGCCCTGCTCAAGGGGGCCGACCTGGACGTGGCGCTGCAGTTCGTCAACTACCGCTGA
- a CDS encoding YncE family protein: MSNATYVGRVGGLAVALGVGFAIASTPGTAWADDAANPGATSAPAQNAAPEAAGATKPGANAGKNKRPPGKASSDKQRATKPTPTAADSPAKTQATAKTVTGSTKKPTPRALQADVETVSAPAPRAVAATVVATSAVTPSVTSTPTQANGAVSVMSASSLESSANGGPIAPDFSPVAAVLAAWGTRTRIEAQTKPAAVTSTSQPVVATAAQPVVATATQPVPTAATTNVPSPWLNYSKSISVGTNPGAEVMGADGRLYVANTGSNTVSVINTTTGKRIDANPSWFSQDISVGTAPSALALSPDGTRLYVANSGSGTVSVINTVGYKRIDANPSTSSKDITVGTTPSALTVGADGRIYVANKGSGTVSVVDPTTYTVTDTIGVGSQPTALALGTGKVYVADQGSNTVSVIDTSTLGVTGIAVGTSPTALALGTGGTLYVAGQNSTLSTIDTATGTVLPGAVAVGPAPSSVAVSADGSIAYVANGNDTVSVINTATSAVVSTVRFDTDAAGGHAVAVAPGGAVYVTDATDRTVRVLVPPSLIATSVTKIGSVGVSGVGSTLLSTDGTRALVITGPSPISTTSTTRVAVIDTATGKQVGSTVSIAGKPVVPAFSADGTRAVITAAGTATTQLAVIDLATGKQTGTTLTLPGAVGVQLLSADGSRALTTTYGSGTTQVAVINTLTGAQTGTTVSVTGNSLEPPVLTADRTRALITTSRPIWEAPDTTRVAVLDTTTGTQLGTTVEIAGNELAPPVLNADGSRAAITNQIRDFASGYTTQATVINVATGAQVGATADLDGEGISYGAAVFNAAGNRVVFMARTEGPVNTFTTRLAVLDAATGAPVGTGLVVAGDGARELSADRTRMVITATSTDPVTQVTTTKLATVDLATGNQIGDVTLPGTWRSLLMTPDGSRAVTIAGDNAGTHVAVINTLTGAQTGTTLNLAGEEFGSRLISVDGSRALITTSVYNGATSVNSERLTVLDTTTGAQIGNTVTLIGFLNGGVQYSADTGRAVAMTISSNFNTTGVPTSQVAVLDTTTGFQLGSTLTLKPDNGYLVLSGSGTRAVVSTGSQLVVINTANGAQVGSALTGVGSNPLLTADGSRALTTGISYNAWTRTYTTTARVLKIV, translated from the coding sequence ATGAGCAACGCCACGTACGTCGGACGGGTCGGGGGACTGGCGGTGGCACTCGGGGTCGGTTTCGCGATCGCGAGTACACCGGGTACGGCGTGGGCCGACGATGCGGCGAATCCCGGAGCCACCTCGGCGCCGGCACAGAACGCCGCGCCCGAGGCGGCCGGCGCCACGAAGCCCGGCGCGAATGCCGGCAAGAACAAGCGCCCGCCGGGCAAGGCGAGCAGCGACAAGCAGCGCGCCACGAAACCCACACCGACGGCGGCAGACAGTCCCGCGAAGACGCAGGCGACCGCGAAGACCGTCACCGGGTCCACGAAGAAGCCCACGCCGCGCGCCCTCCAGGCCGACGTGGAAACCGTGTCGGCCCCGGCACCGCGGGCGGTGGCCGCAACGGTCGTCGCGACATCGGCGGTGACGCCGTCGGTCACGTCCACCCCGACGCAGGCGAACGGCGCGGTCAGTGTCATGTCGGCGTCGAGCCTCGAGTCGTCGGCGAACGGTGGTCCCATCGCCCCGGACTTCTCGCCGGTGGCCGCCGTGCTGGCGGCCTGGGGCACCCGCACCCGGATCGAGGCCCAGACGAAACCCGCCGCGGTCACCTCGACGAGTCAGCCCGTGGTCGCCACCGCGGCGCAACCTGTGGTCGCGACCGCCACGCAGCCGGTCCCCACGGCCGCGACGACGAACGTCCCGTCACCCTGGCTGAACTACTCAAAGTCGATTTCGGTGGGCACCAATCCCGGCGCGGAGGTGATGGGTGCCGACGGCCGGCTGTACGTCGCCAACACCGGCAGCAACACGGTCTCGGTCATCAACACCACCACCGGAAAGCGCATCGACGCCAACCCGAGCTGGTTCTCGCAGGACATCTCGGTCGGTACCGCGCCGAGCGCACTGGCGCTGAGCCCCGACGGCACCCGGTTGTACGTCGCCAACAGCGGCAGCGGCACGGTGTCGGTCATCAACACCGTCGGCTACAAGCGCATCGACGCCAACCCGAGCACGTCGTCGAAGGACATCACGGTGGGCACCACGCCGAGCGCCTTGACGGTCGGCGCGGACGGCCGAATCTATGTGGCCAACAAGGGCAGCGGCACCGTGTCGGTCGTCGACCCCACCACCTACACCGTCACCGACACCATCGGCGTCGGTAGCCAACCGACCGCTCTCGCGCTCGGCACCGGGAAGGTGTACGTCGCCGATCAGGGCAGTAATACCGTCTCGGTGATCGACACCAGCACCCTCGGCGTCACCGGCATCGCGGTCGGCACCTCACCCACCGCGCTCGCCTTGGGCACCGGCGGCACGCTCTATGTGGCGGGCCAGAACAGCACGCTGTCCACCATCGACACCGCCACCGGCACCGTGCTGCCCGGCGCGGTCGCGGTGGGTCCCGCCCCCAGCTCGGTGGCCGTCAGCGCCGACGGCAGCATCGCCTACGTCGCCAACGGCAACGACACCGTCTCGGTGATCAACACCGCCACCTCGGCCGTCGTCAGCACCGTCCGGTTCGACACCGATGCCGCCGGTGGCCACGCCGTCGCCGTCGCCCCGGGCGGCGCCGTCTACGTCACCGACGCGACCGACCGCACCGTGCGTGTGCTCGTGCCGCCCTCGCTCATCGCGACGTCGGTGACGAAGATCGGGAGCGTCGGCGTCTCGGGCGTCGGCTCGACCCTGTTGAGCACCGACGGCACTCGCGCGCTGGTCATCACCGGCCCCTCGCCCATCTCGACGACCAGCACCACCCGCGTCGCGGTGATCGACACCGCGACCGGCAAGCAGGTCGGCAGCACGGTGTCCATCGCCGGCAAGCCCGTCGTCCCGGCATTCAGCGCCGACGGCACGCGGGCCGTGATCACCGCCGCGGGCACCGCGACGACACAGCTGGCGGTGATCGACCTCGCGACCGGCAAGCAGACCGGAACGACCCTCACCCTGCCGGGCGCGGTCGGCGTGCAGCTGCTGTCGGCCGACGGCAGCCGCGCTCTGACCACCACCTACGGCTCGGGCACCACGCAGGTCGCGGTGATCAACACGCTCACCGGCGCCCAGACCGGCACCACTGTCTCCGTCACCGGCAACAGTCTGGAGCCGCCCGTCCTGACTGCCGATCGCACCCGCGCCCTGATCACCACCAGCCGCCCGATCTGGGAGGCCCCGGACACCACACGGGTGGCGGTGCTCGACACCACCACGGGCACCCAACTCGGCACCACCGTCGAGATCGCCGGCAACGAGCTGGCCCCGCCGGTCCTCAACGCCGACGGCAGCCGGGCCGCGATCACCAATCAGATCAGGGATTTCGCCTCGGGCTACACCACGCAGGCGACGGTGATCAACGTCGCGACCGGCGCGCAGGTCGGCGCCACCGCGGACCTCGACGGTGAGGGCATCTCGTACGGCGCAGCGGTATTCAACGCCGCGGGCAACCGCGTCGTCTTCATGGCCCGCACGGAGGGCCCGGTCAACACGTTCACCACCCGGCTGGCGGTCCTGGACGCCGCCACCGGCGCCCCGGTCGGCACCGGTCTGGTCGTCGCCGGCGACGGGGCCCGCGAGCTCAGCGCCGACCGGACCCGCATGGTGATCACCGCGACGTCGACCGACCCGGTCACTCAGGTGACGACCACCAAGCTCGCGACCGTCGACCTCGCCACCGGCAACCAGATCGGCGACGTCACCCTGCCCGGCACCTGGCGCTCGCTGCTGATGACGCCCGACGGCAGCCGCGCCGTCACCATCGCCGGCGACAACGCCGGGACGCACGTGGCCGTGATCAACACCCTCACCGGCGCCCAGACCGGCACCACTCTCAACCTCGCAGGCGAGGAATTCGGCTCCCGTCTCATCAGCGTCGACGGCAGCCGGGCGCTGATCACCACGTCTGTCTACAACGGGGCCACGAGCGTCAACAGCGAGCGATTGACGGTGCTCGACACAACGACCGGCGCGCAGATCGGCAACACCGTGACGCTCATCGGTTTCCTCAACGGCGGGGTGCAGTACAGCGCCGACACCGGGCGTGCGGTGGCGATGACCATCAGCAGCAATTTCAACACCACCGGCGTCCCCACGTCGCAGGTGGCGGTGCTCGATACGACCACCGGCTTCCAGCTGGGCAGCACCCTCACCCTCAAGCCCGACAACGGCTACCTCGTCCTCAGTGGCAGCGGCACCCGCGCCGTCGTCAGCACCGGGAGCCAGCTCGTGGTCATCAACACCGCCAACGGCGCACAGGTGGGCAGTGCCCTCACCGGGGTGGGCAGCAATCCGCTGTTGACGGCCGACGGCAGCCGCGCGCTGACCACCGGGATCTCCTACAACGCCTGGACCCGCACGTACACGACCACGGCACGGGTGCTGAAGATCGTCTAG